One Urocitellus parryii isolate mUroPar1 chromosome 9, mUroPar1.hap1, whole genome shotgun sequence DNA segment encodes these proteins:
- the Chst12 gene encoding carbohydrate sulfotransferase 12, with protein MNKPRLFRLWLVLGSVLMILLIIVYWDNVGTAHFYLHTSLSRPHTLESLPTPGQREEKEFASDVDEFLDKLLSSSSKQNDLSRKKTEQPLLASGKPALSHLEESIRGYDWSPHDAQQSADQGQQQAERRSVLRDFCANSSLAFPTKERSFDDIPNYELNHLIVDDRHGVIYCYVPKVACTNWKRVMIVLSESLLDGGAPYRDPLDIPREHVHNSSTHLTFNKFWRRYGKFSRHLMKIKLKKYTKFLFVRDPFVRLISAFRSKFELENDEFYRKFAVPMLRLYANHTSLPASVSEAFSAGLKVSFANFIQYLLDPHTEKLAPFNEHWRQVYRLCHPCQIDYDFVGKLETLDEDAAQLLRLLKVDTRLHFPPSYRNRTASSWEEDWFAKIPLAWRQQLYKLYEADFVLFGYPKPENLLRD; from the coding sequence ATGAACAAGCCCCGGCTCTTCCGGCTGTGGCTGGTGCTGGGTTCCGTCCTCATGATCCTGCTCATCATCGTGTACTGGGACAACGTGGGCACTGCCCACTTCTACCTGCATACATCTTTGTCCAGGCCACATACCCTGGAATCCCTGCCCACCCCCGGACAGCGGGAGGAGAAGGAGTTTGCATCTGATGTGGATGAGTTTTTGGATAAGCTCTTAAGTTCCAGCTCGAAGCAGAATGACCTTTCCAGGAAAAAGACGGAGCAGCCCTTGCTGGCCTCTGGCAAGCCGGCGTTGAGCCACCTGGAGGAGAGCATTCGGGGCTACGACTGGTCCCCCCATGACGCCCAGCAGAGCGCTGACCAGGGCCAGCAGCAGGCCGAGAGGAGGAGTGTGCTGCGGGACTTCTGCGCCAACTCCAGCCTGGCCTTCCCCACCAAGGAGCGCTCCTTCGATGACATCCCCAACTATGAGCTGAACCACCTCATCGTGGACGACCGCCATGGGGTCATCTACTGCTACGTGCCCAAGGTGGCCTGCACCAACTGGAAGCGCGTGATGATCGTGCTGAGCGAGAGCCTGCTGGACGGCGGCGCGCCCTACCGCGACCCGCTGGACATCCCGCGCGAACACGTGCACAACTCCAGCACCCACCTGACCTTCAACAAGTTCTGGCGCCGCTACGGCAAGTTCTCCCGCCACCTCATGAAGATCAAGCTGAAGAAGTACACCAAGTTCCTGTTCGTGCGCGACCCCTTCGTGCGCCTCATCTCGGCCTTCCGCAGCAAGTTCGAGCTGGAGAACGACGAGTTCTACCGCAAGTTCGCGGTGCCCATGCTGAGGCTGTACGCCAACCACACCAGCCTGCCCGCCTCGGTCAGCGAGGCCTTCAGCGCCGGCCTCAAGGTGTCCTTCGCCAACTTCATCCAGTACCTGCTGGACCCCCACACCGAGAAGCTGGCTCCCTTCAACGAGCACTGGCGGCAGGTGTACCGCCTGTGCCACCCGTGCCAGATAGACTACGACTTCGTGGGGAAGCTGGAGACCCTGGACGAGGATGCCGCCCAGCTCCTGAGGCTCCTCAAGGTGGACACGCGGCTCCACTTCCCCCCGAGTTACCGGAACAGAACTGCCAGCAGCTGGGAGGAGGACTGGTTTGCCAAGATCCCTCTGGCCTGGAGGCAGCAGCTCTACAAACTCTACGAGGCCGACTTTGTGCTCTTCGGCTACCCCAAGCCCGAAAACCTGCTCAGAGACTGA